The nucleotide sequence GTCCCGAGGCCCATGGTCCTGACATGACTCGAGACCCCCCCCGGGGCCCCTGAGCAAGGGCGCCCAGATCATCTGCCCCTGACAACAAGGaccggccccaccgaaaggtgcagcggcccatcTACTTTGTCAGCGAGGCACTCCGAGACGCGAAGATccgatacccacaggcccaGAAAATGCTTTATGCAATCTTAATGGCCTCAAGGAAATTGCACCACTACTTCCAAGCGCATCGGGTTTCCGTAGTGACATCCTACCCtttcggccaaatcttgcacaaccgagagggtactggtcGGGTCGTAAAGTGGGCCATCGAGCTTGCTGAGTTCGACCTGCGTTTCGAACCACGGCATGCGATCAAAAGCCAGGTCCTAGCTGACTTCGTCGTGGAGTGGACCCCAGTGGACAACCCTGTTCCGTCCAACGTTCCCTCCCTTCCCGGAGATGGAGAGGACCCAAACGCCGACATTCGCGTCGGGCACTGGGTTATGCATTTCGACGGCTCCCTCAACCTTCAAGGTGCAGGTGCCGGAGTCACGCTGACTTCGCCAAGCGGGGACGTCCTCATACGTCTTTCGGCTCGACTTCTGAGCCACAAACAATATGGCGGAATACGAAGGACTCCTCGCGGGGTTGAGGGTGGCGGCCGGAATGGGCATCCGCCGTCTCCTAGTCCtaggcgactcccagttggTTGTGAACCAAGTATCCAAAGAGTACCAGTGCACCGACCCACAAATGGACGCATATGTCTGCGAAGTGTGGCTCATGGAACGTCacttcgatggactcgagctccgGCACGTGCCCCGACGTGACAACACAGTCGCTGATGAGTTGTCGCGTGTCGCGTCAGCACGGGCCCCACTCCCCCTGGGGACCTTCGAGGAAAGACTCGCACAGCCGTCGGCGCAACTAAACCCCCCGAGGGACCCCGACACCATGCCCTCCGCCCTGACCCTTGACGACCCGCTGGCCTCGGGGCCCGAGGGGGTCGACCCCGACCCCCCTTGTCAGGTCGTTTGGATGACTGACATCCAGGCGTATCTCGACAAAAATACTCTTCCTGAGGATCGCGCAGAAGCTGAGAAGCTCGCGTGCATCTCCAAGCGGCACATACtcgtagaagggaccctctatcggcgtgCCGCCAATGGGATACTCTTGAAGTGTATTTCTCGGGAGCAAGGCATCGAGCTCATAGCCGACGCACATCAGGGTGAGTGTGGGGCCCATTCGGTCTCACGCACTTTGGTTGATAAAGCCTTCCGACAAGGTTTTTACTGGCCGACTGCGTTGCAAGACGCCCAAGAATGGGTCCGGCGGTGcaaggcgtgccagttccacgccaagcaaggCTACCAGCCGGCCCAAGCATTGCATGTCATCCCACTCTCTTGGTCTTTCGCGGTCTGGGGGCTAGACATCCTCGGACCATTCAAAGCGGCTCGAGGCGGGTATCAGCACCTGTACGTCGccatcgacaagttcaccaagtggCCCGAAGCTTacccggtcgtcaagatcgacaAGCATTCCGCCCTCaagttcatcaggggcatcacatCCCGGTTCGGAGCGCCCAACCGTATCATTACAGATAACAGCACCCAGTTCACCAGTGAGCTGTTTGGCAACTATTGCGACGACATGGGCATTAAATTGTGCTTTGCCTTGCCCGCCCACCCCAAGAGCAACGGCCAAGTCGAGTGAGCCAACGttgaaatcctcaaaggcctcaaGACCAAGACGTACAACGTCCTGAAGAAACACGGGGATTCGTGGCTCGAGGAGTTGCCCGCCGTGTTGTGGGCAAATCGGACCACTCCAAGTCGCGCCACGGGGGAAACACCCTTTTTCCTGGTGTATGGCGCCGAGGCGGTCCTACCTTCAGAGCTTTCCCTGGGATCGCCTCGTGTCGTGCTATACGATGAGGTCAACCAGGATGATCTTCGCCGCGACGACCTCGACTATCTTgaagagcggaggaggcgcgcggccctACGTGCGGCGCACTACCAACaaagcctgcggcgctaccatcagcgccacgtccagGCCCGGTCACTACAAATTGGCAACCTTGTCCTACACCGCGTGCAGTCGCGTCTGGGGCTAAGCAAGCTCTCGCCAATGTGGGAAGGGCCATACAAAGTGATCGGCGTTCCCCGGCCAGGCTCTGTTCGGCTAACCACGGAAGACGGCACGGAGTTGCCTAACCCCTGGAATATCGAATACCTCCATCGCTTCTATCCATAGCGTCGCGATTTTTTGCTTTCCAGGAGCTCGGGCCAACCCCCGCACAACCCCTCGGCTTGTGCGGGCTTGGCCAGGGGCTACCACTGTGCATTACTTTGTATCTTTTTCCCTTTCCAAGCAATAAATTTTTTTCCACCTAAAGTGGAGGCCGTTACGCGCCCTTTTTCTCACTCTTTCCTCTGGCTCGTCTCGGTTCAAAGGACGATTCGCGCTTACTCCGAACCCTAAGTGGCGTTGGGCAACCTGAAAACCGCCGAGGCCGGCGCAGCTAACCATGTCGTCCtactcctcgccgccgacgtcgtcacCACCGTCTCCGCTCCCGCTCTCCTCGTCCGAGGCAAGCCCGAAGGTGAaccgaggggccgacccctcaAAGTTAGAGACGATCGCGTCAGCCGCCTCCCGGACTTGCTCCCGAGCCTTTGCCTTGCTCCCCGGGGGGAAATCGTCGAGTGCGCGCATTGGACAAAATCGGGGTCGCGGGATTGGTGGTCGCGAGGACCAATTCCACCGCGGCCCGCACCAAGGAAGCCGACGACGATTTCACGgtctcgccgacctcctcctttAGCCTCTCCAGATCTGCCGCCAGCCCGTCCAGCCGGAGCATGAGTGCCAGCTGTGTGGGCGGGAGCTTACTATCCCGGCGTACGGAGATGCCAACTCGGTGCCCCGCGCGCTCCAGCCGATCGACGACATCGGAGAGCTGCCCGGGTCCGATCTCGTTGGTAAGGCGGAGGGCCGCGATCTCCCCAACCTGGTCTTGCACCATGCGCTCTAGGTCGGCAAGAGTGCTCTGAGCCGCGGTAAGCTGGCTCACCAACTCCACGCCGCCGGGCTGCCCGCCCGCCGCCAGGTCCTTCTCCCGGGCCTCCAGCTCAGAagccctcgccgccatcgccgcacGCTCGGCACGAGCACTCTCCAGATGCCGAGCCTCGCGCCCGGCGACGGCCTCCTCGCGTTTCGCGAGTTGCTCACCCAGCCGACGCTCCGCCACCTCACGGCGGTTCACCTCGGCTTCGCGCTCGGCGAGTGCGGCGTCCCATTCCCGGCACGCCTCTTCCTGGAGCCGTAGCTCCTCTGCGCGACGGCTGCCGAAGCTTTCGCGCGGCGACGGTGGTCCGGTCACGCTCGGCTGCGGCCTCCTCACGAAGGCGAAGGgaggcctccgcctccgctgccgTTCTCTCGTGAGTGGCCAAGGTGGACTCCCGCTGATCTAGCAGACGTGCTTGCTCCTCTAGCGCCTGAGCCCGCCCCTCCAGCTCCTGGGCTCGCTGCGCCTGCTCCTGGCTGCGCGCGTCCTGCTCGCGCTGGTTCCGGTAGAAGACCTCGATTGCCGACGAATCGTGGCCTCAAACTCCTGCGCGGAGCAAGCGGTCTCATCTAAGGCCTTGCGTTCGGCCTCGAGCGCCGCCGTCCGAGCCCGCAGCGAGGCGTCAGCCTCCGATGCCCGCCGCTCTTGGGCGGCAGCCGCATCGAGAACACCGCGGGCGTCCTTAACCCTCTTCGCCAGGTCCTCGGCATGGGCCTCATACTGTAAGCGGATGTCGCCCAGCGCTTCATCCAGGACGCTTGAGGCAATCAGTGCTGCCTGCCGCTCTTCCTCCGTCTCCCGCATAACAGAGTCCAGCGTCTCCTCACGCACCTGGATTTCAACCAGTTGGGCTTGGCGCATTTTGTGTCCCACCTTCACCATGTCGTCCACGGCGCGGCGCCCCTCGTCAACCCGCGCGCGGTGCGCAGCGAGCTGTGCCCACTCTGCCTCCAAGGCTGCCCGCTCTTCCGCCAGGGCTTGAACTTGGGCGTTGAGCCCCTCCCGGACGGTGGAATCGGCGGTGGTGAGCACCTGTAGGAGCGGCTCCATACTTGTTGGAGTCGGAGAAGAAAAAGTTGCGGTCCGCCCCCGGGACGACAGAGTGCAGCTGGATCCCCCGCGAGACTGGTGGCTGTTCTCAGCCCCCTCCTGCGCGGCCAGCCCCGAGGGCGCCCCAAGTGCAAGGGGGAGCGGCTGTTCCTCTCGCCCCCCGCTTCGGGCCCTCGGGCAGATTCGGCCTTGGCCTTAGGCTCGGGCCCGCCCCCAGtttcggcctcggcctcgggctCAGGGCCGCCTCCGGCCTCGGCTTCCGGGCCGCGACCCCCTTGGCCCCCGCTCCCGGGTGGCGCTCCGCGTGGGTCCGAGCCTCGGAGTCGGCCCCGGgagagacgccgccgccactatCGCTCGTGGTGGGTCGAGTCCCGGCTGTGGTGAACCCAGGGCTAGACCCGGTGTGCGGCCCGTGGGCCCCGCCGGGAGGCTGTGAAGGCCCTGCAGCCTTGGATCGGCCAAGCACGGGCCGCTCCGGTCGCTCAGACTTTGTCCCCTTCAAAGGGTCGGACCCCGAGACCCCCGGGAAGGGATCTCGCTACAGAAGAACCCTGATCGCGTTAAcaaggaaaaagaagaggaaggaaCGAGAGACCGAGATGAGCAAAAAGCACCGAAGCGGGTGCCGGCAGTCGTACCTGCGGGGAGGGTGGTTGAAAGTCCACTTCGGGGGCTCAATGAAGCTCCCCCGACACGGCTCTGTTTGACCTATCTTCCGGAGCTGCTTCTTCTACCGTCCAACTTCAGGCGCGGCGAGGTGCTTGTGGCCCGCCGGCGGTCGGTCCgccacgcgctcggcgccccctccgcgcgggggagagggcggtcGAGATTCGGACATTTTCCGCTTCCCTTTCGGGTCGCTGGCCAAGTCGACCCCGGGCCCGCGGCTTGTGCCGGGTGCCCTGGAGCTGCCACCCCCGGGGGGGCCGCTGGTCCGACTCCCGCTTGCGGTCGTGCCGCTGCTACCCACGCCGACAgcgccaccaccggcgccgccccggcGGGACCGATCCCTGCCGGCGCCGACGGCCGACATCACAGCCAGGATACtctcccggtcgtcgtcgctgcAGAGGGGAAGGATCCCATCTGGAATCAACGTTTGCTTGGCGGTGTCCAGACCCAGCACCTGCCGAATCATCGTCTTCGCGTCCTCCTCGCCCCAATCCCAGCTCTCGCCCACATGCGTGCGCATGGGATCGTTGGGTCCAGTGTACTCCCACGCGCCACGGGATCGATCTTGGAGAGGCGCGATACGGCGGCGGAAGTAGTCGCCAAAGATCATCGCCCCTGTGAGGCCCAGGCTTCGTAGGCCCCTAAGGTGATCCCGCACTACGTCGTACTCCTCGCCCAGCTCCGAAACCGCCAGCCATGCGGCGGATCATTCGGGATGGCCGGTGGGGAGCCGAAGTCGCGGGTGGTCCGACAGCGCGGTGTAGAACCAATCCTTCTTCTAGTCCTCCTATTTCTTGCGGAGACGACTCTCGATGTATTGCCCCGCCGTGCCTGGCCGGGGCTGGAAGTAGCATCCCCCCACCCCCGCACCTTGCAGCAGCTGTGGGACGAAGAAAGACTAGAACAGCCGCATCGTCGGCCGCACCCCGacgaacatctcgcacagatgtgCGAAGATGGCCAGCGTCATCACGGCGTTGGGTGCGAGATGCAAGGCATGGATTTCGTAGAAATCCAAAACCTCGTGGAGGAATCCGGAGAATGGCGGGATCAACCCCGCCATGGCAAAGGATAGGAGGTGCACAGATCGCTCCGGGTACTGCGGCCGCGGCTGCGACTCCCCCGCCCTCACGGCGGCGCCTTCCAGCATGATCTTGCGAGGGAGACTAAGGTGCCTATCCGCCGTAATGCGTGATGCCGGAAGCACAGCGTCGCCAGCATCTTGGGCCATGATGACTAGCGGAGAAACGACGAGGGGCTTGGCGTGCGGAGTAGCGTGGAGTGGCGAGAATGTAAGGGCTTAGGGAGCGAGTGTGCGGGTGAGCAGTTGGCAAAAGGAAGGAGGCAAAGTCCCCGCCTCCGTATCCTTTTATCCTTGCCTCGCCCACGCTCGCCTCCTCGTTTCATGCCCTCACGGTTGCCCCCACGATTCTCGCGCCTGCAGTTGCCACATCGTTTCCCGCGACAACTCATCACTACGCCCACTGAATCTGCGCCCCGTATTTAGTGCGCCTGTCAGCAGCACACTCGGCGTAGGGCGTGCGACGTTCACGGGCGCAATCTGGGCGAATCGCCACCAGTACTGCCGCATGCGTGGCGGGCGAGGGAGTCGAGGTGTGGTCCAACCGACCCTCTGATTTTCGCGCCTTAAGCACCCCGTCATCAGCGCGGTTAGTGGCGGTCAAATCGCCGTTGTTGTTGATACGCCAACCTGGCCACTCGGCGGCATCCGCTTAGATTCCCCGCCGGGGCCACAACCCCAGCTTGGGAAGTCGTGAGGCGCCACGTCAGACCGACCTCAGGAGGCCAACGTCCGATGTGGTGCCAGGGGCtactgtcggagatatgggcccgggggcaTGCGAGGTGAGGGGAATCTACCTTCCCATCCTGCCACATGTCCCTACAGCCTGGTCCTACCCCCGCATTCCACGAATCGTAGGAGCGACCGGGGgaggcctcggggtgccacgtcatgcccctcgggcccttGCACCGCTTTGCCCCGGGGCCCTCGCCCAGCCGCCATTTGGCGAGGGGAGCAAGCGAGGAGGGGGCCCAGGCTGAACCTCCTTTAATGCGCGCAGCGCCCCAACTGCCCCCTGTCGCATTTAATGCAGTGGGG is from Oryza sativa Japonica Group chromosome 9, ASM3414082v1 and encodes:
- the LOC136351728 gene encoding uncharacterized protein, encoding MRRELLAAVPTHEAARKARWSEVKLTFHQSDHPIVLARGGKLALVVSPTIHNVRMKRVLVNGGPSLSIISPAAFNAFKAPGMKLQPLLPIIGVTSGHTWPLGHVELPVTVGDSTNFRIKRIDYDVADLNLSYNAVLSRPVLVKFMAATHYAYLQMKMSGPSGPITVFGDVKVVLACAEQRADNLAVATEPQAPEASASHASKKLLTSADEESALVSFLRANSDVFAWKPSDMPRVPREVIEHRLAVRPDARPVRQKVRRQAPERQAFIREEVARLLEAGFIHEVIHPEWLANPVVVPKTNGKLRMCIDYTDLNKWAIELAEFDLRFEPRHAIKSQVLADFVVEWTPVDNPVPSNVPSLPGDGEDPNADIRVGHWVMHFDGSLNLQGAGLLAGLRVAAGMGIRRLLVLGDSQLVVNQVSKEYQCTDPQMDAYVCEVWLMERHFDGLELRHVPRRDNTVADELSRVASARAPLPLGTFEERLAQPSAQLNPPRDPDTMPSALTLDDPLASGPEGVDPDPPCQVVWMTDIQAYLDKNTLPEDRAEAEKLACISKRHILVEGTLYRRAANGILLKCISREQGIELIADAHQGECGAHSVSRTLVDKAFRQGFYWPTALQDAQEWVRRCKACQFHAKQGYQPAQALHVIPLSWSFAVWGLDILGPFKAARGGYQHLYVAIDKFTKWPEAYPVVKIDKHSALKFIRGITSRFGAPNRIITDNSTQFTSELFGNYCDDMGIKLCFALPAHPKSNGQVE
- the LOC136351729 gene encoding uncharacterized protein — translated: MEPLLQVLTTADSTVREGLNAQVQALAEERAALEAEWAQLAAHRARVDEGRRAVDDMVKVGHKMRQAQLVEIQVREETLDSVMRETEEERQAALIASSVLDEALGDIRLQYEAHAEDLAKRVKDARGVLDAAAAQERRASEADASLRARTAALEAERKALDETACSAQEFEATIRRQSRSSTGTSASRTRAARSRRSEPRSWRGGLRR